The following are encoded in a window of Pygocentrus nattereri isolate fPygNat1 chromosome 5, fPygNat1.pri, whole genome shotgun sequence genomic DNA:
- the LOC108426098 gene encoding zinc transporter 10: MGRYTGKSCRLICLLTVMSLFFTAEIASGYIGNSIALISDSFNMLSDIISLSVGLLAARVRRRNGSKRWSYGLARVEVVGALANAVFLAALCFTICVQALKRLVSPEAIDKPELVLVVGSVGLGINIVGLLIFQDCRWLCRRTRRRASQDTQTSVDGEAGYPEQTDLEVDPSEEDGQPLNIRGVLLHVLNDAMGSLVVVVTASLFYAWPVNNGEPCHWQCYVDPSLTLVMVAIVMSSGAPLVKETATILLHMIPRDLNFRGVVEDVCRLHGVLSVHEAHMWELTKGRYVATFHVRVTPDLHSSHSGIITLHRQIREVCHRVRIHSVTVQLEFGEPVLNGTSCSTPCLSPSCRKISCCPADVTTLIACKANLSLYPESTIDMYDKSRLKEQEAMQSISTCSSVTKF; this comes from the exons ATGGGTCGCTACACTGGGAAAAGTTGTCGCTTGATTTGCTTGCTGACAGTCATGTCGTTGTTTTTCACGGCCGAAATAGCGTCAGGATACATCGGGAACTCCATTGCCCTCATCTCGGACTCCTTTAACATGCTATCAGACATCATATCGCTCTCAGTCGGCTTGCTAGCCGCCCGCGTTAGGCGCCGTAACGGATCAAAGCGTTGGAGTTACGGCTTGGCCCGAGTGGAGGTCGTGGGTGCGTTGGCCAACGCCGTCTTCTTGGCTGCGCTTTGCTTCACCATCTGCGTCCAGGCGCTGAAGCGGCTTGTTTCACCGGAGGCCATCGACAAGCCGGAGCTGGTGCTGGTGGTCGGCTCAGTAGGTCTGGGCATTAACATAGTAGGGCTTCTCATCTTCCAGGACTGCCGCTGGCTGTGCAGGAGAACCAGGCGCCGCGCATCGCAGGACACGCAGACAAGCGTGGATGGAGAAGCAG GTTATCCAGAACAGACAGACTTAGAAGTAGACCCAAGTGAGGAAGATGGTCAACCCCTCAATATCAGAG GAGTGTTGCTCCACGTGCTGAACGATGCCATGGGTTCACTCGTGGTGGTGGTGACCGCGAGTCTTTTTTATGCATGGCCTGTGAACAACGGGGAGCCCTGCCACTGGCAGTGCTACGTGGACCCTAGTCTGACGCTGGTGATGGTGGCTATAGTCATGTCCTCTGGGGCTCCTCTGGTCAAGGAGACAGCAACCATATTGCTGCACATGATCCCTCGTGActtgaactttagaggtgtcg TGGAAGATGTGTGCAGGCTGCACGGTGTCCTCAGTGTTCACGAGGCCCATATGTGGGAGCTGACGAAGGGACGTTATGTGGCCACCTTCCATGTCAGAGTCACCCCTGATCTCCACAGCTCCCACTCTGGAATCATAACCCTCCACCGACAGATCAGAGAGGTGTGCCACAGGGTCAGGATCCACAGTGTGACCGTTCAGCTGGAGTTCGGAGAACCCGTCCTAAACGGCACCAGTTGCAGCACCCCCTGCCTGTCCCCCTCCTGCCGGAAAATCTCCTGCTGCCCAGCTGACGTTACAACGCTCATAGCCTGCAAAGCAAACCTGTCCCTTTACCCCGAATCAACCATAGACATGTATGATAAGAGCAGGCTTAAAGAACAGGAGGCAATGCAATCGATCAGTACTTGCTCTTCAGTCACAAAGTTTTAA